From the genome of Candidatus Electrothrix communis, one region includes:
- the ribD gene encoding bifunctional diaminohydroxyphosphoribosylaminopyrimidine deaminase/5-amino-6-(5-phosphoribosylamino)uracil reductase RibD has protein sequence MKSDTAYMRLAIKEAEKGLGRTSPNPCVGAVIVKDDQIIGQGYHRQAGTPHAEVNAIADVLEKAYSCVGATIYVTLEPCNHTGRTPPCTQAILTAGFSRVVIGMADPNPVASGGADFLRSQGVEVRLSVLKQECRQLNYPFLKHSVTGLPWVVMKAGVSLDGKISRRLGEGGAITGSAAKQRVHALRNQLDAILIGCGTALIDDPSLTTRLEQQASRDPLRVILDSQLRLSPDARMLTQQSSAATWIFCDQHASEQKQKDLEQAGAIIHRVDRDQDGGLDLAQVLRQLGKADIASLLVEGGAAVHGSFLKKKLVDQVYLFMAPYFIGERGTSLLSGYSIGGEETSLSLQEQTTEKVRRDILIQGLLY, from the coding sequence ATGAAGTCTGATACCGCATATATGCGCCTTGCCATCAAGGAGGCGGAAAAGGGATTAGGGAGAACATCACCTAATCCCTGCGTTGGTGCAGTCATTGTCAAAGATGATCAGATCATAGGGCAGGGATATCATCGCCAAGCCGGAACCCCCCATGCCGAGGTCAATGCCATTGCTGATGTTCTTGAAAAAGCGTATAGTTGCGTAGGCGCAACTATCTATGTTACTCTGGAGCCCTGCAATCATACGGGCAGGACCCCTCCCTGCACCCAGGCCATCCTTACCGCCGGATTCAGCCGAGTGGTTATCGGCATGGCTGATCCTAATCCTGTTGCCTCCGGCGGTGCTGATTTTCTCCGGTCGCAAGGTGTTGAGGTCAGATTGAGCGTCCTTAAACAGGAATGCCGACAGCTTAACTATCCCTTTCTCAAACATTCGGTCACTGGTCTTCCTTGGGTTGTGATGAAGGCGGGCGTGAGCCTGGACGGCAAGATCAGCCGCAGACTGGGAGAAGGCGGAGCTATCACCGGGTCCGCTGCAAAGCAACGAGTTCATGCGTTACGGAATCAGCTGGATGCGATTCTTATCGGTTGCGGAACAGCCCTTATTGATGATCCCTCTTTGACAACCCGGCTGGAGCAGCAAGCTAGCCGTGACCCTCTCCGGGTGATTCTGGACAGTCAACTCAGGCTCTCTCCTGATGCCCGCATGCTGACGCAACAATCATCGGCAGCAACGTGGATCTTCTGTGATCAGCATGCCTCAGAGCAAAAGCAGAAGGATCTGGAACAGGCCGGGGCAATTATTCATAGGGTAGATAGAGATCAGGATGGCGGGCTTGATCTTGCGCAGGTCCTGCGTCAATTAGGGAAGGCCGATATTGCGTCTCTCTTGGTGGAAGGTGGCGCTGCTGTCCACGGTTCATTTCTCAAGAAAAAATTAGTGGATCAGGTCTACCTCTTCATGGCACCGTATTTCATCGGCGAGCGGGGAACATCACTTCTCAGTGGCTACAGCATCGGCGGAGAAGAAACATCGCTTTCTTTGCAAGAGCAAACGACAGAAAAAGTGAGGCGTGATATATTGATTCAGGGCCTGTTGTACTGA
- the nrdR gene encoding transcriptional regulator NrdR: MKCPYCGQLDNRVIDSRLNKDKIITRRRRHCEACDQRFTTYERIEMMLPMLVKKDGRREAWDRGKMIIGLEKACEKRPVGLEDIDRFVDEIEHRLQDTGGKELLTSQLGEWVMEALPELDEVAYVRFASVYRQFKDVNEFMDELKYFLGKQH; this comes from the coding sequence ATGAAATGCCCCTATTGCGGTCAGCTGGACAACCGGGTCATTGACTCCCGCCTAAATAAGGATAAAATTATCACTCGGCGGAGGCGTCATTGTGAGGCCTGTGATCAGCGTTTCACCACCTATGAGCGTATTGAAATGATGCTGCCCATGCTGGTGAAAAAAGATGGGCGTCGGGAAGCATGGGATAGAGGGAAGATGATTATCGGCTTGGAAAAGGCCTGCGAGAAACGCCCAGTCGGATTGGAGGATATTGACCGTTTTGTCGATGAGATTGAGCATAGACTTCAGGATACAGGAGGCAAAGAGCTTCTCACCTCTCAGCTCGGAGAATGGGTTATGGAGGCCCTGCCTGAACTTGATGAAGTCGCCTATGTCCGCTTTGCTTCAGTCTATCGGCAGTTCAAGGATGTGAATGAGTTTATGGATGAGCTCAAATATTTTTTAGGGAAGCAGCATTAA